Proteins encoded in a region of the Paenibacillus sp. W2I17 genome:
- the rbsK gene encoding ribokinase: MSDYNQKQPLITVVGSLNMDLVVKTDTIPEEGETVSGEELHYLAGGKGANQAVAAARLGGQTTMIGAVGSDGFGERLLHSLTESGADASQVRILEDTVTGTASIWLSRGDNRIIVIPGANGQVVPEMLEEADTVKSLTAAAAVLLQLEIPLPAVTRAAQLAAEGSALVVLNPAPAVPGLPQELLRCVDVVTPNRSELAVLTGRDHLRPEDLDAAVAELAASLGAAVVTTLGPEGAVYAAAPGGRVQAERAGACRAPGYAVSAVDTTGAGDCFNGALAVALARGETLDAAVGFAMGAAALSVTKLGAQSGMPSAREVEAFLAENAPEA; the protein is encoded by the coding sequence ATGTCAGACTATAATCAGAAACAACCTCTTATTACTGTCGTAGGCAGTCTCAATATGGATCTTGTGGTGAAGACAGACACGATTCCGGAAGAGGGAGAGACGGTGAGCGGTGAGGAGCTGCATTACCTCGCTGGTGGCAAAGGGGCCAACCAGGCTGTTGCCGCTGCGCGTCTGGGTGGACAGACTACGATGATTGGTGCGGTGGGATCGGACGGTTTTGGTGAACGTCTGCTGCACAGTCTGACGGAAAGTGGTGCAGATGCCTCGCAGGTTCGCATATTGGAAGACACGGTTACAGGGACGGCTTCCATCTGGCTCTCTCGGGGAGACAACCGGATTATCGTTATTCCTGGTGCGAATGGGCAAGTGGTGCCTGAGATGCTGGAAGAGGCGGATACGGTAAAAAGCCTGACTGCAGCCGCAGCGGTGCTGCTGCAGCTGGAGATCCCGCTGCCAGCGGTTACCCGCGCCGCCCAACTGGCGGCTGAAGGCAGCGCACTGGTGGTGCTCAACCCGGCTCCCGCGGTGCCGGGTCTGCCCCAGGAGCTCCTGCGGTGCGTCGACGTTGTCACGCCGAACCGCAGTGAGCTTGCCGTGCTTACCGGCCGGGATCATCTCCGGCCGGAAGACCTGGATGCGGCGGTCGCAGAGCTCGCCGCATCCCTCGGGGCCGCTGTCGTCACGACGCTCGGCCCCGAGGGGGCTGTTTACGCGGCGGCGCCTGGTGGCCGCGTACAAGCAGAGCGTGCCGGCGCGTGCCGTGCGCCCGGCTACGCCGTAAGCGCCGTCGATACAACCGGCGCTGGCGATTGCTTCAACGGCGCGCTGGCAGTAGCCCTCGCGCGCGGTGAGACTTTGGACGCGGCCGTAGGCTTCGCCATGGGTGCGGCCGCGTTATCCGTGACGAAGCTCGGCGCCCAGTCCGGGATGCCGTCCGCACGTGAAGTTGAGGCCTTTCTGGCCGAGAATGCGCCAGAGGCTTAA
- a CDS encoding 4a-hydroxytetrahydrobiopterin dehydratase — MVFSQEEVEAHLGRLEGWELEEGRWIVRKFVFSNYMKGIAFVDEVAAISEAFNHHPFITIDYTTVTLRLTSWDAGGITSVDIKEAGQYNEAYDKMRSQ, encoded by the coding sequence ATGGTTTTTTCGCAAGAGGAAGTCGAAGCTCATCTAGGGAGGCTGGAAGGCTGGGAACTGGAAGAGGGACGGTGGATTGTACGTAAATTCGTGTTCTCCAACTACATGAAAGGGATTGCATTTGTGGATGAGGTCGCTGCGATCTCGGAAGCATTCAATCATCATCCTTTTATTACGATTGATTATACAACGGTTACGCTGCGTCTCACATCATGGGATGCGGGTGGTATTACATCTGTAGATATCAAGGAAGCAGGGCAATATAACGAAGCTTATGACAAAATGAGGTCGCAATAA
- the motA gene encoding flagellar motor stator protein MotA: protein MNISTIIGLILGLVSLVFGMFLKGAPLINLVNNPAAYIIIFVGTAGTIFIAFPMSEVKKIPKLFGIVFKNQVLIDRVSLIGTFMDWASTTRREGLLALESKVEEIDDQFLRGGMRMIIDGNDQEFVSDVLMEDIHATEERHRGSALIFAQAGMYAPTLGVLGAVVGLIAALADLSDMEKLSHAIAAAFIATLLGIFSGYVLWHPMSNKLKRMSKQEMEIKLMMVEGLLSIQSGVSTIAINQKLSVFLTPSERKQLEEKEGSSGEKG from the coding sequence ATGAACATTTCAACGATTATTGGACTAATTTTGGGGCTGGTCTCCCTTGTATTTGGTATGTTCTTGAAGGGTGCGCCCTTAATCAACCTGGTTAACAATCCCGCAGCCTACATTATTATCTTTGTTGGTACGGCAGGAACCATCTTTATCGCATTTCCGATGTCTGAAGTTAAAAAAATCCCTAAGCTTTTCGGGATTGTTTTCAAAAATCAAGTACTTATTGATCGCGTATCCCTGATCGGCACATTTATGGATTGGGCTTCCACTACCCGTCGTGAAGGTTTGCTTGCACTGGAATCAAAAGTAGAAGAGATTGACGATCAGTTCCTTCGTGGCGGTATGCGTATGATTATAGACGGCAACGATCAGGAATTTGTAAGTGATGTACTCATGGAGGATATTCATGCTACAGAGGAGCGCCACCGTGGCAGTGCCTTGATCTTCGCTCAGGCGGGGATGTACGCACCAACGCTCGGGGTTCTCGGGGCCGTTGTAGGTCTCATCGCAGCACTTGCCGATCTCAGTGACATGGAGAAACTCTCCCATGCGATTGCGGCAGCATTTATCGCTACACTCCTTGGTATATTTAGTGGTTACGTGTTATGGCACCCGATGTCTAACAAGCTGAAACGGATGTCCAAGCAAGAAATGGAGATCAAGCTGATGATGGTTGAAGGACTGTTATCCATACAATCCGGTGTCTCCACCATCGCCATCAACCAAAAGTTATCCGTATTCCTGACACCTTCCGAACGTAAACAACTGGAAGAGAAGGAGGGATCATCAGGTGAAAAAGGCTAA
- the motB gene encoding flagellar motor protein MotB: MKKAKKHEPHEEHIDESWLLPYSDLMTLLLALFIVLFGMSSIDAAKFEQMASALNSALNGGSGILDHSSMNPDTPGADLGKNKQEPTEITKKTPAQITDAQMAKKEQEDLEKLKERLDKYISKNGLSDQLNTKLNQSELKITISDNALFSSGRADVKPESRSLAKAISSMLQEFPEYEVVVSGHTDNIPISNNQYKDNWDLSADRALNFLKILLLNSQLDPSKFTPSGYGEYHPIASNDTNTGRAQNRRVEVSIIRKYQSNNTNVKAVGGGN, translated from the coding sequence GTGAAAAAGGCTAAGAAGCACGAACCACATGAAGAGCATATAGACGAGAGCTGGTTGCTTCCCTATTCCGACTTGATGACCTTGTTGCTCGCTCTGTTTATTGTATTGTTCGGTATGAGTTCAATCGATGCAGCTAAGTTCGAGCAGATGGCTTCCGCACTAAACAGTGCATTAAATGGAGGTTCCGGAATTCTGGACCATTCGTCCATGAATCCGGATACGCCAGGTGCTGATTTGGGTAAGAACAAACAGGAACCTACAGAAATTACCAAGAAAACACCAGCTCAGATTACAGATGCACAGATGGCTAAGAAAGAACAAGAAGACCTGGAGAAACTCAAAGAGCGACTCGACAAGTATATCTCGAAGAATGGACTTTCGGACCAGCTGAACACCAAGCTGAATCAGTCTGAATTGAAGATCACCATCAGTGATAACGCCCTGTTCTCCTCAGGCCGAGCAGATGTGAAGCCTGAATCACGATCCCTGGCCAAAGCAATCTCAAGCATGCTACAGGAGTTCCCTGAATATGAAGTGGTTGTATCCGGTCATACCGATAATATTCCCATTTCGAACAACCAATATAAGGATAACTGGGATCTAAGTGCAGATCGTGCGCTCAACTTCCTGAAAATCCTGTTGCTGAACTCGCAATTGGACCCTTCCAAATTCACACCAAGTGGTTATGGAGAGTATCACCCGATTGCCAGCAATGACACCAATACCGGACGGGCACAGAA